One genomic window of Prochlorococcus sp. MIT 0801 includes the following:
- a CDS encoding ATP phosphoribosyltransferase regulatory subunit, with amino-acid sequence MTLQPASGARDLNPQQVRKNHLIASKLSSLYQLWGYERISPPHIERLDTLTAAGGISNNEILKIVSDEPLGLRPEITASIIRAASTRFNEYERPLRFWSAETSFKCNQSIDGGIDIEESFQSGVELIGTKAINAEIELLSLLIESLEVIEIDQKYKMTLLIGNTYLLELILSSFDSTKIDQIKKILCDLDYIALTTLDVKEEQRMFIKTIMNMRGKPEKVLTNLQNIYGSNSYIDKLKELFTIIEPLAKEKGIEVQLDPTLGTKYKLYSGLTFSLVSSSTSAPVTIAKGGRYDDLVKKFSSSAQNCYGIGFSISVDKVRELVSTSKEKLVNNVKVLIAYKQSVNLYKALKQQKELHRKGIISVISHEPLKTNDETDQLLKSNRCNKIEWID; translated from the coding sequence ATGACATTGCAACCTGCCTCGGGTGCGCGCGACTTAAATCCTCAGCAAGTAAGAAAGAACCATCTCATTGCATCAAAACTTTCCTCTCTATATCAACTATGGGGATATGAGCGAATATCACCGCCACACATAGAACGTCTAGACACACTGACGGCAGCTGGTGGGATTTCGAACAATGAAATACTAAAAATCGTTTCTGATGAACCTCTTGGATTAAGACCTGAAATAACAGCGTCAATTATTCGAGCTGCTTCAACTAGATTTAATGAATATGAAAGGCCACTTCGTTTTTGGTCAGCAGAAACATCATTCAAATGCAATCAAAGCATTGATGGTGGTATTGATATTGAAGAGTCATTTCAAAGCGGAGTTGAATTGATAGGAACAAAAGCAATTAATGCAGAAATAGAACTTCTATCTCTTCTCATCGAATCATTAGAAGTAATTGAAATTGATCAAAAATATAAAATGACATTGCTTATTGGAAATACATATCTATTGGAACTTATTTTAAGCTCATTTGATTCAACCAAGATAGACCAAATAAAAAAAATTCTCTGCGATCTTGATTACATAGCATTGACTACACTTGATGTAAAAGAAGAACAAAGAATGTTTATCAAAACCATCATGAATATGAGAGGAAAACCTGAAAAAGTGTTAACTAATCTACAAAACATATATGGCTCAAATTCATACATTGATAAACTAAAGGAATTATTTACCATTATTGAGCCATTAGCTAAAGAGAAAGGAATAGAAGTACAACTAGACCCTACATTAGGAACCAAATATAAATTATATAGTGGATTAACATTTTCTCTTGTTTCATCATCAACAAGTGCTCCTGTTACTATTGCTAAAGGTGGTAGATATGATGATTTAGTTAAAAAATTTAGTTCAAGCGCCCAAAATTGCTATGGAATTGGTTTTAGTATTAGCGTTGATAAAGTAAGAGAATTAGTCTCCACAAGCAAAGAAAAACTTGTTAATAATGTAAAAGTATTAATCGCATATAAGCAAAGTGTAAATTTGTATAAAGCATTAAAACAACAAAAGGAATTGCATAGAAAGGGGATTATTTCAGTAATTTCACATGAACCTTTAAAGACAAATGATGAAACAGATCAACTCTTAAAATCTAACAGATGTAATAAAATAGAATGGATAGATTGA
- the pstA gene encoding phosphate ABC transporter permease PstA, translating into MNYTSQKSLIYNPTLTRNIGNKALTFISAIFAIISVLPLILVISYVLIKGGSYINLDTLILEPEPPGDDLLSAGGIGPAITGTFIMSVIASIISIPVGVGGGIYLAEYSKSGKFAKFIRFGSNVLAGVPSIIAGVFIYAIIVSTKILFGSMFSGIAGGISLSILMLPTIIKTTDEALKLVPNDMRRAAFGVGASKFTMITNITLPAAFSSISTGVLLALARAAGETAPLIFTALFSRYYITSFDDLFYEMGSLSVLIYNFALEPYEAQNQLAWAASFILVVVLLSLNVLSRWIGTLGTFSKKRV; encoded by the coding sequence ATGAATTACACTTCACAAAAATCTCTAATTTATAATCCCACTCTAACTAGAAATATTGGGAACAAAGCCTTAACTTTTATTTCTGCTATTTTTGCTATCATTTCTGTACTTCCTTTAATATTAGTCATAAGCTATGTACTAATTAAGGGTGGAAGTTATATAAACTTAGATACCTTAATTCTTGAACCTGAGCCACCAGGAGACGATCTTCTCTCAGCTGGAGGTATTGGACCAGCAATAACTGGAACTTTTATAATGTCAGTTATTGCTTCAATAATATCAATACCTGTTGGAGTAGGAGGTGGAATATATCTTGCCGAATATTCAAAATCAGGAAAGTTTGCAAAATTTATAAGGTTTGGATCAAATGTACTTGCAGGGGTTCCTTCTATAATTGCTGGTGTATTTATATATGCAATTATAGTCTCCACCAAAATATTATTTGGATCAATGTTCAGCGGCATAGCAGGCGGAATATCACTGTCAATTTTAATGCTTCCAACAATAATTAAAACTACTGATGAAGCACTTAAATTAGTTCCAAATGATATGAGAAGAGCTGCATTTGGAGTTGGTGCCTCAAAATTCACAATGATAACAAATATCACATTACCAGCTGCATTTAGTTCAATTTCTACAGGAGTATTATTAGCACTGGCCAGGGCAGCAGGAGAAACAGCTCCTTTAATATTTACAGCTCTTTTCTCCCGTTATTATATTACAAGTTTTGATGATCTTTTCTATGAGATGGGTTCATTGTCAGTCTTAATTTACAATTTCGCTCTTGAACCATATGAAGCTCAAAACCAACTAGCATGGGCAGCATCATTCATATTAGTTGTTGTACTTTTAAGTCTTAATGTCCTTTCAAGATGGATAGGCACGCTTGGTACTTTTTCAAAAAAAAGAGTATAA
- the psaK gene encoding photosystem I reaction center subunit PsaK, with the protein MLTTLLAAADPVTFQWSPKCAVVMIICNILAYAIARSNIEKPNEGFPIPNSQFFGGLSHGSVVAANCLGHVLGIGSILGLAARGVL; encoded by the coding sequence ATGCTCACAACATTATTAGCAGCAGCTGATCCAGTGACATTTCAGTGGTCTCCAAAATGTGCCGTTGTGATGATCATTTGCAATATACTTGCTTATGCAATTGCAAGATCAAATATTGAAAAGCCAAACGAAGGGTTCCCAATTCCTAATTCTCAATTTTTTGGTGGGCTAAGTCATGGTTCTGTTGTAGCCGCAAACTGCTTAGGTCATGTTTTAGGAATAGGATCAATATTGGGTCTTGCTGCTAGAGGCGTTTTATAA
- the dnaK gene encoding molecular chaperone DnaK: MGRIVGIDLGTTNSVVAVLEAGRPVVIASAEGARTTPSVVGFTKESELLVGQLARRQLVLNPKNTFSNLKRFVGRAWDELEEASLSVPYSVRSNDQGNVRITSPITKREYAPEELIGNIIRKLIDDAETYLGENVDAAVITVPAYFNDSQRQATRDAAILAGISVERILNEPTSAALAYGFDKSSSRKVLVFDLGGGTFDVSLMSISNGVFDVKATSGDTQLGGNDFDQRIVDWLAQDFLEKNKIDLRRDRQSLQRLTEAAEKAKQELSGVQTTPISLPFISTGKDGPLHIETTLSRKKYESLCNDLLDRLFDPVNTVIDDSGWNPEDIDEVVLVGGSTRMPMVKQLVKTLVPNPPCQSVNPDEVVAIGAAIQGGILSGELRDLLLNDVTPLSLGLETVGGLMKVLIPRNTSIPVRQSDVFSTSASNQSSVEIHIWQGERQMASDNKSLGKFKLSGIPPAPRGVPQVQVAFDIDANGLLEVSATDRTTGRKQSVSVTGGSNLNQNEVNKLIEESKVKASEDRKKRASIDQKNNALTLVAQAERRLRDASLELGPYGAERQQRSVEVAMRDVEDLLQDNDLQELEYAVGSLQEALFGLNRRLSAERKTESNPIQGIKNTFGSLKDELFSDDYWDDDPWDYSQGRQNRNGDNNYGRRDVDPWDNDYYR, translated from the coding sequence ATGGGGAGAATAGTTGGCATTGACTTGGGAACGACTAATTCCGTTGTAGCGGTGTTGGAGGCTGGTAGGCCTGTTGTTATTGCTAGTGCTGAAGGTGCTAGAACTACACCATCTGTTGTTGGCTTTACTAAGGAATCTGAATTGTTAGTCGGTCAACTTGCTAGACGGCAATTAGTTCTTAATCCCAAAAACACTTTCTCCAATTTAAAAAGATTTGTTGGCAGAGCATGGGATGAGCTTGAAGAAGCAAGCCTTTCAGTTCCTTATAGTGTCCGCTCAAATGATCAGGGGAATGTTCGTATCACCTCTCCTATAACAAAAAGGGAATATGCACCTGAAGAACTGATTGGAAATATCATTAGGAAGTTAATAGATGACGCTGAAACTTACTTAGGAGAAAACGTTGATGCTGCTGTAATCACTGTTCCCGCTTATTTCAACGATTCACAAAGACAAGCTACTCGCGATGCTGCGATTTTGGCTGGCATATCTGTTGAAAGGATTCTAAATGAACCAACCTCCGCGGCTCTTGCTTATGGATTTGATAAAAGCTCCTCTAGAAAAGTTCTGGTTTTTGATTTAGGTGGTGGCACATTTGATGTGTCTTTAATGTCCATTTCTAATGGTGTTTTTGATGTAAAGGCAACTTCAGGTGATACACAATTGGGTGGTAATGATTTTGATCAAAGAATTGTTGATTGGCTTGCTCAAGATTTTTTAGAAAAGAATAAAATAGACCTTAGAAGAGACAGGCAATCATTACAAAGACTTACTGAAGCGGCTGAGAAAGCTAAACAAGAACTTTCTGGTGTTCAAACCACACCCATTTCATTGCCTTTTATTTCTACAGGAAAAGATGGTCCACTACATATAGAAACTACCCTTAGTAGAAAAAAATACGAGAGTCTTTGCAATGACCTTTTAGATAGATTATTTGATCCTGTTAATACTGTTATTGATGATTCAGGTTGGAATCCTGAGGATATCGATGAAGTTGTTCTTGTAGGTGGAAGTACGCGTATGCCAATGGTAAAGCAATTAGTTAAAACCTTAGTTCCAAATCCACCTTGTCAATCTGTTAACCCTGATGAAGTTGTGGCTATTGGTGCGGCAATTCAAGGTGGCATTCTTTCAGGAGAGTTGAGAGACCTTTTGTTGAATGATGTCACTCCTCTTTCGTTAGGACTAGAAACTGTTGGAGGTTTAATGAAAGTTCTAATTCCACGTAATACCTCTATACCAGTAAGACAATCCGATGTTTTTAGTACATCTGCCTCAAATCAATCATCAGTTGAGATTCATATCTGGCAAGGAGAAAGGCAAATGGCCTCAGACAACAAATCACTGGGAAAATTTAAATTATCTGGTATTCCTCCTGCTCCAAGAGGTGTTCCTCAAGTTCAGGTGGCTTTTGATATTGATGCTAATGGTCTATTAGAAGTCAGTGCCACTGATAGAACTACAGGGAGAAAACAATCAGTAAGTGTTACCGGCGGTTCAAATCTGAATCAAAATGAAGTGAATAAGTTGATTGAGGAGTCCAAAGTAAAGGCCTCTGAAGATAGAAAAAAGCGAGCTTCTATTGATCAGAAAAATAATGCATTAACACTTGTTGCTCAAGCTGAGAGACGGCTAAGAGATGCTTCTCTTGAGTTAGGACCCTATGGCGCAGAAAGACAACAAAGATCTGTAGAGGTTGCGATGCGGGACGTTGAAGATTTGCTTCAAGATAATGATTTGCAAGAACTCGAATATGCAGTCGGTTCTCTACAAGAAGCATTATTTGGTTTGAATCGTCGCTTGTCAGCAGAAAGAAAAACAGAGTCAAATCCCATACAAGGTATTAAAAATACTTTTGGGTCATTAAAGGACGAATTATTTTCAGACGATTATTGGGATGATGATCCTTGGGATTATTCTCAAGGACGTCAAAATAGAAATGGTGATAATAATTATGGGAGAAGGGATGTAGATCCTTGGGATAATGACTACTACCGTTGA
- the rpmB gene encoding 50S ribosomal protein L28, whose protein sequence is MSRVCQLTGTRANNGMSVSHSHIRTKKLQQANLQQRRLWWEEENKWINIRVTTRALKTIQKKGLGKYAKSLGVDLNKL, encoded by the coding sequence ATGTCTAGAGTTTGCCAACTTACAGGCACAAGGGCTAATAACGGAATGTCAGTCAGCCATTCCCATATCAGAACTAAAAAATTGCAGCAAGCAAATTTGCAGCAACGTAGATTGTGGTGGGAAGAAGAAAACAAATGGATTAATATAAGAGTTACGACAAGAGCACTAAAAACTATTCAGAAAAAAGGTTTAGGAAAATATGCCAAATCATTAGGGGTTGATTTAAACAAACTTTAA
- a CDS encoding DUF2499 domain-containing protein, with translation MHELSLGTWFIHIATLFEWAIAIIIIDYISSITNNKALGYFALAMLPNLASAMAAITWHIFDNSIELEGLVVLQAALTTLGNICLAFAAWNLFRSESSQSNQ, from the coding sequence ATGCATGAACTATCTCTAGGAACATGGTTTATCCATATTGCGACTCTATTTGAGTGGGCAATTGCAATAATAATAATTGACTATATTTCATCAATAACCAATAACAAGGCTTTGGGTTATTTTGCTTTAGCAATGTTGCCAAATTTAGCTAGTGCTATGGCAGCAATCACATGGCATATATTCGACAACAGTATTGAATTAGAAGGATTAGTTGTACTACAGGCGGCTCTTACAACTTTAGGAAATATATGTCTTGCATTTGCTGCTTGGAACTTGTTTAGGTCTGAGTCATCACAATCGAACCAATGA
- the pstB gene encoding phosphate ABC transporter ATP-binding protein PstB, which translates to MNKKNLKSTSSVSLDNVSITYGNSVAVKNVFCDIEKNQVTSFIGPSGCGKSTVIRAINRMNDLIEGCKLSGSVIFEGIDIYAEDIDPVEVRRRIGMVFQQPNPFPKSIYENIAFGARVNGYKGNMDQLVEESLRKAAVWDECKDKLNESGYSLSGGQQQRLCIARTIAIEPDVILMDEPCSALDPISTLKIEETIHELKKNFTIIIVTHNMQQANRVSDYTAFFNTEKKEKDLGGKIGFLVEFDKTKNMFNSPKQKSTQDYISGKFG; encoded by the coding sequence ATGAATAAAAAAAATTTAAAATCTACATCTTCAGTCTCACTAGATAATGTATCAATTACATATGGCAATTCAGTTGCAGTTAAAAATGTATTTTGTGATATTGAAAAGAATCAAGTTACATCTTTTATTGGTCCATCAGGATGTGGTAAATCAACTGTTATCAGAGCAATCAACCGAATGAACGATTTAATAGAAGGTTGCAAATTATCAGGCAGTGTTATTTTTGAAGGTATAGATATATATGCAGAGGATATAGATCCAGTTGAAGTCAGAAGGAGAATTGGAATGGTTTTTCAACAACCCAATCCTTTTCCTAAAAGTATTTACGAAAATATTGCCTTTGGTGCAAGAGTTAATGGATATAAAGGTAATATGGATCAATTAGTAGAAGAATCTCTTAGAAAGGCAGCAGTTTGGGATGAGTGCAAGGATAAATTAAACGAAAGTGGTTATTCATTATCTGGTGGTCAACAACAAAGATTATGCATAGCAAGGACAATTGCTATTGAACCTGATGTGATCTTAATGGATGAGCCATGCTCAGCACTTGATCCAATATCTACCTTAAAAATTGAAGAGACAATTCACGAATTAAAGAAGAATTTTACAATCATTATTGTTACGCACAATATGCAACAAGCCAATAGAGTCAGTGATTACACAGCTTTTTTCAACACAGAGAAAAAAGAGAAGGATTTAGGTGGAAAAATTGGATTTTTAGTTGAGTTTGATAAAACAAAAAACATGTTCAATTCACCAAAGCAAAAATCAACTCAAGACTATATCTCTGGAAAATTTGGATAA
- the pstC gene encoding phosphate ABC transporter permease subunit PstC — translation MDKASTPKFSLRTRPTSEKLVDFGFKNIVVAMASMVAVVLFSIFAVVYYESTESISRYGLRFLFSSAWNPVTDEYGAFTAIYGTLLTSIASLLIAIPLGVGTAIFITENIIPEYIRNVIGIMVELLAAIPSVVLGLWAVFIMEPFIRPFLNIIYEVFGFIPFFSTQPLGAGMLPAILILVVMILPIITSISKDSLNQVPSKLRQAAYGIGASRWTTIFKVIIPAAISGITGGVLLALGRAMGETMAVTMIIGNSNNFSWSIFAPSYTISSMLANQFGEADGSQVSSLMYAALILMILTLLVNVFAQWIVKKLSLKY, via the coding sequence GTGGACAAAGCAAGTACACCGAAATTTTCACTGAGAACAAGACCAACTTCAGAGAAGTTGGTAGATTTTGGTTTTAAAAATATTGTTGTTGCCATGGCTTCAATGGTAGCCGTAGTCCTTTTTTCTATATTTGCAGTAGTTTACTATGAATCTACTGAATCGATTTCAAGATATGGACTGAGGTTTCTTTTTAGCTCTGCATGGAATCCAGTTACAGACGAGTATGGTGCATTCACAGCTATTTATGGAACCCTTTTAACATCGATTGCTTCATTATTAATTGCCATTCCATTGGGTGTCGGCACTGCAATATTTATAACTGAAAATATAATTCCCGAATATATAAGAAATGTAATTGGAATAATGGTTGAACTTTTAGCTGCTATTCCATCAGTAGTTTTAGGACTATGGGCAGTATTTATTATGGAACCTTTTATTAGACCATTTTTGAACATAATCTACGAAGTATTTGGATTTATCCCATTTTTCAGCACCCAACCTTTGGGTGCTGGAATGCTACCCGCAATATTAATACTTGTGGTAATGATATTACCTATAATTACATCGATTTCAAAAGATTCACTAAATCAAGTTCCATCTAAGCTTAGGCAAGCTGCCTATGGAATTGGAGCCTCAAGATGGACTACTATTTTTAAAGTTATTATTCCAGCCGCAATTTCTGGGATAACAGGAGGAGTTTTACTTGCTCTAGGAAGAGCTATGGGTGAGACAATGGCAGTTACTATGATTATTGGCAATTCAAATAACTTTAGTTGGTCAATATTTGCTCCTTCATATACAATTTCATCAATGCTTGCTAATCAATTTGGTGAAGCTGATGGAAGCCAAGTCTCTTCTCTAATGTATGCAGCATTAATCCTAATGATATTAACCTTATTGGTTAATGTATTTGCCCAGTGGATTGTAAAAAAATTAAGCTTAAAATATTAA
- a CDS encoding peroxiredoxin → MKRSEFIKSFILFSTILFIKPSRLFASINSVKIGQKAPNFLLNGYNKNSPNKKEWSLDDFSKKWLVLYFYPKDFSSGCTLEAKNFQDNLAKYNKINASIVGISADSEGEHESFCTSENLGYTLLSDANSEISKSYDSWLDPYSKRNTFLINPEGIVVYKWIGVRPIGHAQEVLKELTKQQKIYA, encoded by the coding sequence ATGAAAAGAAGTGAATTTATAAAATCCTTTATTTTATTTTCTACTATTTTATTTATTAAACCTTCGAGACTATTTGCAAGTATAAATTCAGTTAAAATTGGCCAAAAGGCACCCAATTTTTTGTTGAATGGATATAACAAAAACAGCCCAAATAAAAAGGAATGGTCATTGGATGATTTTTCAAAAAAATGGTTAGTTTTATATTTTTATCCTAAAGATTTCTCAAGTGGTTGTACATTAGAGGCTAAAAATTTTCAGGATAATCTTGCTAAATATAATAAAATTAATGCCTCAATAGTTGGGATCAGTGCAGATAGTGAAGGAGAGCACGAATCATTTTGTACATCTGAAAATCTTGGATATACATTACTATCAGATGCAAATTCAGAAATTAGCAAGTCATACGATTCATGGTTAGATCCCTACTCAAAAAGAAATACATTTCTAATCAACCCAGAAGGTATAGTTGTATATAAATGGATAGGAGTAAGACCAATTGGACATGCTCAAGAAGTTTTAAAAGAGCTTACTAAACAACAAAAAATATATGCATGA
- the htpG gene encoding molecular chaperone HtpG, whose amino-acid sequence MPVKEEGTILIHTENIFPIIKKAVYSDHEIFIRELISNSVDAIKKRKMAAFAGDCVAADDEKIKISIDREHKTLTISDNGIGMTSDEIKKYINQVAFSSAEEFLEKYKQPDDGFIGHFGLGFYSSFMVAEEVEIITKSAKNDSQAIQWKCNGSPQYTLDESDKEEIGTDIILHLMEEEIEYIEPSRIKTLIKKYCDFMPIEISLEEEVINKMNPPWRESKQNLKDEDYIELYKYLYPFQGDPLLWVHLNTDYPYNLQGILYFPKISGRADWESGEIKLFCNQVFVSDSIKEIVPRYLLPLRGVIDSPDIPLNVSRSALQSDRRVKSIGNFIAKKLADKLKTLKKDETQFYADIWDSIAPFIKIGAMEDEKFAEQVKDIILYSTTKVPVEDNEENNELVKSGSKIFTTLEGYKNRLTDENKKILYSTDEVSQSTALNMWTSQGKEVLKLDTVIDTQFIPWLEEKNKEINFVRVDSELDESIKDDSPEIADKDGNTKSETLKKIISSALNNEKVTVQIQNLKGDNSPPSLILLPEQMRRINDITALMEQKLPGLPEYHNLIVNSNHPLIQGLLKLNSNQIVIEGSSKSEEGRLASDIAIHVYEMAKLSIGGLENKDIAAFQNRNAELLGKLMKNFV is encoded by the coding sequence ATGCCCGTTAAAGAAGAAGGAACTATTCTTATTCACACAGAAAATATATTTCCAATAATAAAAAAAGCAGTTTACTCAGATCATGAGATATTTATTAGAGAGCTTATAAGTAACTCCGTAGATGCAATCAAGAAAAGAAAAATGGCCGCCTTTGCAGGAGATTGTGTCGCTGCTGACGATGAAAAAATAAAAATTTCGATTGACAGAGAGCATAAGACATTGACCATTAGTGACAATGGAATAGGAATGACTAGTGATGAAATTAAGAAATATATTAATCAAGTAGCTTTCTCAAGCGCAGAAGAATTTCTTGAGAAATACAAGCAACCCGATGATGGTTTTATAGGTCATTTTGGACTCGGTTTTTACTCAAGTTTTATGGTTGCAGAAGAAGTTGAAATAATAACTAAATCAGCAAAGAATGACTCACAAGCTATTCAATGGAAATGCAATGGATCGCCTCAATATACACTTGATGAATCAGATAAAGAAGAGATAGGTACAGATATAATTTTACATTTAATGGAAGAAGAAATTGAATATATAGAACCAAGCAGAATTAAGACATTAATTAAAAAATATTGTGATTTCATGCCTATTGAAATCTCACTTGAAGAAGAAGTTATCAATAAAATGAATCCGCCATGGAGAGAAAGCAAACAAAATCTTAAAGATGAAGATTATATTGAACTCTATAAATATCTCTATCCCTTTCAGGGAGATCCTCTCTTATGGGTTCACCTAAATACTGACTATCCATATAATTTGCAAGGAATATTATATTTTCCAAAGATAAGTGGAAGAGCAGATTGGGAAAGTGGTGAAATAAAACTTTTCTGTAATCAGGTCTTTGTTAGTGACTCAATTAAAGAGATAGTTCCTAGATATCTATTACCGTTGAGGGGTGTGATAGATTCACCAGACATTCCCTTAAATGTTAGTAGAAGTGCATTACAATCAGACAGAAGAGTTAAATCTATAGGTAACTTTATTGCTAAGAAATTAGCCGATAAGCTTAAAACATTAAAGAAGGATGAAACCCAATTTTATGCTGACATATGGGACTCAATAGCCCCCTTTATAAAAATTGGAGCTATGGAAGATGAGAAATTTGCCGAGCAAGTAAAAGATATAATTTTATATTCAACAACAAAAGTTCCTGTTGAAGATAATGAAGAGAATAACGAGTTGGTAAAATCTGGTTCAAAAATATTTACTACCCTAGAAGGATATAAAAATAGGCTTACTGATGAGAACAAAAAGATTTTATATTCAACAGATGAAGTCTCTCAATCAACAGCACTCAATATGTGGACTTCACAAGGTAAAGAGGTCTTAAAACTTGATACTGTTATTGATACTCAGTTTATTCCTTGGCTAGAGGAAAAAAATAAAGAAATAAATTTTGTAAGAGTCGATTCCGAACTGGACGAAAGTATTAAAGATGATTCGCCTGAGATTGCAGATAAAGACGGGAATACAAAGTCAGAAACACTTAAAAAAATTATTAGTTCGGCTTTAAACAATGAAAAAGTCACAGTACAAATACAGAATCTAAAAGGTGATAATTCACCACCTTCATTAATATTGTTACCAGAACAAATGAGAAGAATAAATGATATAACAGCATTAATGGAACAGAAACTGCCTGGTCTTCCCGAATATCATAATTTAATAGTCAATTCAAACCACCCACTTATTCAAGGCTTACTCAAGCTAAATTCTAACCAAATAGTTATTGAAGGATCTAGTAAATCAGAAGAAGGTCGATTAGCTAGCGACATCGCTATACATGTTTATGAGATGGCAAAACTATCAATTGGAGGGCTTGAGAACAAAGATATAGCAGCTTTTCAAAATAGAAATGCTGAGCTGCTAGGGAAATTAATGAAAAATTTCGTATAA
- a CDS encoding inositol monophosphatase family protein: MVIPSCKTAAFNAGLGKDEINKLLEIAKQAAEIGGSSLMNNYGRIKTIKCKGTAGDLVTNADIECEKLIIEYLEKETPYISILAEESGYKSKDGELKWCIDPLDGTTNYAHGYPFFATSIGLIWNSNPILGAISVPSLNEIYYASPEHGSYCNGEKINVTNTNSLSDSLLVTGFAYDRREVLDNNYSEFCWLTHLTHGVRRGGAAAVDLAFVASGKVDGFWERGLAKWDMAAGVPLVEMAGGIVSNYPSGDFDLNNGRILACNPEIQNELIKELGKIKPLTPNSYGGK; this comes from the coding sequence ATGGTCATACCATCTTGTAAAACCGCTGCTTTTAATGCAGGTCTAGGTAAAGATGAAATTAATAAATTATTAGAAATTGCCAAGCAGGCCGCAGAAATAGGGGGATCATCTCTAATGAATAATTATGGAAGGATTAAAACAATAAAATGTAAGGGAACTGCTGGAGATCTTGTTACTAATGCAGATATAGAATGTGAAAAATTAATAATAGAATATTTAGAAAAAGAGACTCCTTACATTTCTATTCTTGCTGAAGAAAGTGGATATAAGTCAAAGGATGGTGAATTAAAATGGTGTATAGACCCTCTTGATGGAACAACTAACTATGCCCATGGATATCCATTTTTCGCAACTTCAATAGGTTTAATTTGGAATAGCAATCCAATATTGGGAGCAATATCAGTACCTTCTTTGAATGAAATTTATTACGCTTCTCCAGAACACGGATCATATTGTAATGGCGAAAAAATAAATGTAACGAACACGAATTCCTTATCTGATTCACTCTTAGTTACAGGTTTCGCATATGACCGACGAGAAGTATTAGATAATAATTATTCAGAATTTTGTTGGCTAACCCATCTTACCCATGGGGTAAGAAGAGGAGGAGCAGCCGCTGTAGATCTAGCATTTGTAGCTTCAGGCAAAGTTGATGGTTTTTGGGAACGTGGACTTGCAAAATGGGATATGGCAGCAGGAGTACCACTAGTCGAAATGGCGGGTGGAATAGTTTCCAATTATCCTTCCGGAGATTTTGATCTCAATAACGGCAGAATTCTTGCTTGTAATCCAGAGATACAAAATGAGCTCATAAAAGAACTTGGAAAAATTAAACCATTAACCCCTAACTCTTATGGTGGAAAATAG
- a CDS encoding DUF3593 domain-containing protein, translating into MNVSILSLDSIARIDPSPFFVISLIPYLVFLRYAGKTKAIPKISFIGFKLTLLFVFMTIVFAIIAQIYFGDELTNVDVLHGLAESFLTISDAFVVYGFVLMLQSFKNKAEVKNS; encoded by the coding sequence ATGAATGTTTCAATTCTTAGTCTTGATTCAATAGCACGAATTGACCCAAGTCCATTTTTCGTCATTTCACTAATCCCTTATCTAGTATTTCTGCGTTACGCTGGCAAAACAAAAGCGATACCAAAAATATCATTTATTGGCTTTAAGTTAACTCTTTTATTTGTATTCATGACGATTGTTTTTGCAATAATCGCACAAATTTATTTTGGGGATGAATTAACAAATGTTGATGTACTGCATGGACTAGCAGAATCGTTCTTAACGATTAGCGATGCATTTGTTGTTTACGGTTTTGTTTTGATGCTCCAGTCATTTAAAAATAAAGCAGAAGTAAAAAACTCTTAA